The nucleotide sequence GCGCTGTCGCCATCGCCGCCGGCCGCCGCGCCCGCGAACGCGGCCTGCTCTACTTCGGCACGCTGACCTACTCTAACGACACCACCGGCAAGGACGGCCACCGCTACATGTTCCGCGAGTGCTACAACGGCCACATGGCCGCGCGCGTGCTGAGTAATTACCTGGAGCAGAACTTCGCCGACAAAAAATATTTCTACGTCACCGCCGACTACACCTGGGGCACCACCACCGAAGCTTCCATGCGGCAATTCACCGACACCACCGACGTCACGGCGCACCCGCAGGTCATGGTGCCGTTCCCGCGCTTTCACTATCGCGAGCTGAAAGCCGCCATGGACGCTGCCGCCGCCAGCGACGCTGACGTCCTGGTGCTGGTGCTGTTCGGTGACCAGATGGTGAAAGCCATGCGGCTCGCCTATGAACTGGGCCTGACCGAACGCATGCAGATCACCGTGCCGAACCTGACCCTGAGCATGGTCGACCAGGTCGGCCCGGCGATCATGGAGGGTGTGGTCGGCGCCACCCCCTGGACCTGGAACGTGCCGTTTCATTTTGGTCACACGCGCGGGCAGACCTTCGTCAACGAATTTGTCCGGCACTACAACACCTACCCGACCACCTCCGCCGCCTCGGCCTACAGCATCGTCTACCAATGGGCCGACGCCGTGCAGCGCGCCCGCAGTTTTGACAGCGAGGCCCTGATCCGTGCGCTGGAAGGCCACCGCTACACGCTGCTGAAAGATGAACAGCAATGGCGCGCCTTTGATCACCAGAATGTGCAATCCGTCTATGCCGTGCGCATCAAACCCCGCGTTGACGTGCTGGACGATCCGATGAAGCAGGATTATTTCCAGATACTGGAATCCATGGCGGGCGAACAGGCCGCGCAGAGCCATGCCGAATGGCTGGCGGAAAGACGCGCGCATGGCAAGCCGGAGACGCTGGAGTAAGCCAGCGCGGTGACGGCGCTCCTGTCAGAGACTGCTTTTTGACAGCCTGCTCAGGAGTGCCACTGGATATCGACCTTGCGGTGATGGATGGCGCAATCGCGCAGATAGAGATTGATCAGGCTCTGATAGGGCACGCCAGACTCTTCTGCCATGTGCTTGAAGTAATCAATCACATCCTCACTGAGCCGGATCGTGACCGGCTTCTTCAGTTTGGCCGCATAAGGATTCTTGCGGCCCTTCAGTCTGGAGAAATCGTATTCATCTTTCATAACGGCTCACCCTGGTAGTGCTGGCGCTCTCGCCCGGTGGCTCTCCGTGCCGAAATAATCCTGAGTTCCTCACCATCTGGTCCTCGCTCGCAGTGCACCACAACAAGCACACGACCAGCGCGACTCATGCCCAGCAGCAAAAAACGCTGCTCGCCTGAATGGCTGTCATCCTCAAACTGTATGGCAAACTCATCGTAAAACACCGATCGCGCCTCCTCAAAGGAAACGCCGTGCTTCTTCAGATTTGAGTGCGCCTTGGCTGCATCCCAGCTAAACCTAAGCATGCATACATTGTATGTACAAGCATCGATCTACACAAGCCTCACCGGCACCGCCTCATCCAGCACCATTTCTTCCGGTGAAATTCGCGTACGCCAAGCCAGCACCTCAACACCTGCCGCATGTGCCTCGCGCAGCAGTGCGCCGTAACGGGGATCAATATCGTCCGCCGGACGTACCTCGCGCGCCCCGGTGTGCTGCACGCAGAACACCAGCACGGCACGCTGGCCGGCGGCCACCACCTGCATCAGTGTTCGCAGGTGCTTTTGCCCGCGTTCGGTCACCGCGTCGGGAAAGCAGATCACACCGTGGTCGTCATCATCCGGGCCCGGCCCCAGCGTCACGTTTTTCACTTCGATCAGCGTGTGCGGCGTCTCGCCCTCACCCAGTGCCAGATCAAAACGGCTATCCCCCCAGGTCACTTCACGGCGCACATGATCATTCGGCAAACTGGGCAAACGCCCCGCCAGAATCGCCTCCGCTACCAGCGCATTGGTGCGGCTGGTATTGATGCCGGCCCAATGACCGTGCGCCACCTGTACCGCTTCCCAGGTATGGCGATACTTTCGCTTCGGGTTGCCGCTGTCGGAAAACAGCACGGCACCCTGTTCCGGTGTACAGAATTTCATTGAGCCGGTGTTAGGACAATGCAGCGTCAACTCGCGTCCGTCGTCGGCGATGATGTCGGCCATGAACCGTTTATAGCGACGCAGCAGGCGGCCACGTGCCAGAGGGGGGTCGAATTTCACAGCGTCTCCATGAATCGGCTCAGCCGTGCCAGCGCTTCTTCCAGGCGTGGCAGGTCACAGGTATAGGCCACCCGCAGGTAACGCGACGGCTGATGCCCAGGGCCAAAATCCACCCCCGGCGTGAGGGCCACATGCGCCTGCTCCAGCAACGCGCGGCTGAACGCATAGCTGTCGTCGGTGACGGCCGAGACATCCAGATACAGGTAAAAGGCCCCGGCCGGGTTGCCGACCACCTTCAGGCCCATCGCCGGAAGCTTTTCCAGCAGGCAGGCACGGCGCTCCGCCAGCACCTGGCGACGGCGCTCAAGCTCCGCCAGTGTGTCCGGCTGGAAGGCGGCCAGCGCGGCGTACTGCGCCGGGGCCGAGGGCGACAGGAAAAAGTTCTGTGCCATGCGGTCCAGGTCCGGCACCAGCGCCGGCGGCGCCACCACCCAGCCCAGCCGCCAGCCGGTCATGCCGAAGTATTTGCTGAAGCTGTTCAGCACCAGCGCCTCCGGCGCCACCGCCAGCGCGGTCTCTGCCGGCTGTTCATACACCAGCCCCTGATAGATCTCGTCGATGATCAGAGCGCCATTGCGCTCCCGCGCCACCGCCGCCAGCCCCCGGATCTGCTCACGGCTGAGCACATTGCCGGTGGGATTGTCCGGCGAGGCAAACATGGCCACGCGGGTATGCGGCTGCCAGGCCGCCGCCACGGCGGCAGGATCGATGCGCCAGCCTGCGGCCGCCGACAGCACCAGCGGTTGCGGGGTGGCGCTGACCAGTTCGACGAAATGGCGGTTGCAGGGATAGCCGGGGTCGCTGAGCAGCACGCCGTCGCCCGGCCCGACCATAGCCGCCATCAGCAGTTGCAGCCCCCCGGAGGCACCGGGCGTGACGACGATCCGCTCCGGCGAGACGGTCACCCCGAAGCGCGTCTGATAAAAGCCGGCGATCGCCTCGCGCAACGCCGGGATGCCGATCGCCGGGGTATAGCGGGTCTGGCCCGCCGAGAGCGCCGCGCGGCCGGCCTCGACAATGGCCGGCGGCGTCGCGAAATCCGGCTCGCCGACGCCCAGGTGGATCACATCATGGCCGGCGGCGGCCAGGGCCTGGGCACGCTCCACCAGCGCCATGACATGAAAGGGCGCAATCCGGTCACAGCGTGCAGCGCGGGGAAATCGTTCGGTGATCACGCTCGACCTCTCTTTCAGTTTCACAAAGGATGACTATAATCTGCGCGCCGTGGGCATGGCCGGCACAGGGATGAGAAGGCTCTCCGGCTTCCCGGCCCGGGGGCGCCCCAGGGGTGACAAAAACCCTGCGGTGAGGGTATCGTCGAAGACTTGCCTGCGGCGCCGGTGGATGCGGCGCTCAAACTAACAGTGAGCAGCGAGTATGTTAAGGGAGTTGATCAGGATGGCTACCCGCAAGAAAAAAGTACCCGCGAAGGCCGCCCCGAAAAAGGCCGCCGCCGCCAAAGCCGCCAAGCCTGCAGCGAAAGCCAAGGCCAAGCCCGCCGCCGCCAAGCCGGCCAAGAAGACCCCGGCCAAGGCCACTTCTTCCAGGACGGCCACCAAGACAGCTCCCAAGAAAGCCGCTGTGAAATCCGCCGCGAAGCCCGCTGCCAAAGCCGCTGCAAAAAAAGCACCGGCGAAAGCCGCCGTGCCCGCAAAAGCGAAGACAGCCACCAAGCCAGCAAGCAAAGCTGCCGCACCGAAAGCGAAAGCCGCCAGCAAGGCCTCCACCAAACCGGCCCCCAAGCCCAAGGCTACCGCAGTGAAACCCAAGGCGACCGCAGCAAAAAAAGCCCCAGCGAAAAAAGCCCCGGCGAAAAAAACGGCTGCAACTCCCGTTGCCAAACCCACAGCAAAGCCCGCGGCAAAGCCGGCCGCGAAGAAAGCTCCGGCCAAGGCAGCCGCGACCCAAACCAGCAAGCCCGCCGCCAAACCGGCGGCAACGCCGAAAACCAAGGCGGTAAAAGCCGCTGCCCGATCGGCCAAGACAACTCAGCCGGCGGCCCCGAAGAAGGCCACCGCCACGGCACCCGGCGCCAAGCGCCCCCTGCCACCGAAAGCCGCACCCAGGCCGCCCGTTCCGTCGGGCGGCCCGGGTGCCCATGCCAGAACGGATCTCGGCAAGTCAGCGCAGGGAAGTGCCGCCCCATCCACCACTTCTCAGGTATCGACGAAAGTGAAAGATCCCATGGACATTCCGGCCCCGAAGCCGGGCATGCTGATTCACGGTTTTACGCCCTACATCCCCGCCAAAGGCGAGGAGTACATGAGCGAGGAGCAGTACACGCACTTCCGCCGCATCCTGATCGCCTGGCGCCAGGAACTGATGGAGGAAGCAGACCGCACCATGCATCACCTGCAGGATGAAGCGGCCAACCTGCCCGATCCGGCAGACCGCGCCACCCAGGAAGAAGAATTTGCCCTGGAACTGCGCACCCGCGACCGCGAGCGCAAACTGCTGAAGAAGATCGAGAAGGCGCTCGACAAGATCGACACCGGCGACTACGGCTACTGCGAAGCCTGCGGTGTGGAAATCGGTGTGCGTCGCCTGGAGGCACGCCCCACCGCCGAGCTGTGCATCGACTGCAAGGAGCTGGCGGAAATCAAGGAAAAGCAACTGGCAGGCTGATGCCAACCGCGCAGCACTCGCCATACCGCAAACGCCGGGCTCGCCCGGCGTTTTGCGTCGGGGTCCCGGTGTGACGACGTATCGCGGCCGCTTTGCGCCCACCCCGTCGGGACCGTTGCACCTCGGTTCGCTGATGACCGCCGTGGCCAGCTATCTGGAAGCGCGTGCGCAGCAGGGCACCTGGCTGGTGCGCGTGGACGATATCGATCCGCCCCGCGAAGTGCCCGGCGCGGCCGACACGATTCTGCGGCAGCTGGCACAGCATGGCCTGCACTGGGATGAGCCGGTGCGCTATCAGAGCCGGCGACATGAGGCCTATCAGGCGGCGGTCGACACCCTGCTGGGCCGTGGCCAGGCTTTTTATTGCACGCTGTCCCGGCGTGCGCTGGCCGAACTCGGCGGGGTGCATCCCGGCCCGTCGGTGGCGGTGGCCACCGCACACGACAGCGCTGTCCGGCTGGCGGTGCCCGATACACCCGTGGCCTTCACCGACCGGCTGCAAGGCCCGCAGTCGTTTGCGCTGCGCGACACCGAAGGCGCCTTCGTGATTCGCCGCCGCGATGGCCTGTACGCCTACCAGCTGGCCTGCGCGGTGGACGATGCCGACGATGGCATCACCGATGTGCTGCGCGGTGTGGACCTGATCGACTCCACCCCGCGCCAGTTGCATGTACTGGATTGCCTCGCTCGCCCACGGCCGCGCTACGGGCACCTGCCCGTGCTGGTCGGCACCGACGGCCAGAAGCTGTCAAAATCCACCGGCGCGGCGGCACTGGGTGACGATGCCACCGCCAACATGGCGCTGATCCTGCGCCGGTTGGGCCTCGCGCTCCCGGCGGAACTCACCGGGGCGCCCTGCCCGGCGCAACTGGCCTGGGCCCTGCCACACTGGACGCTCAACCGATTGACCGGACAACAGGCGTGCCCACTGCCGCCCTGAACAGCGTCTGATCCGTTCGCACCGCGCCGAAGACTGCGCTACGCTCATCACGCGCCGCAGGGCGCATTACGCTGGCAACCGGATTATTCATGTACACCGACCGGCTATTGATCATCTTCATTCTCGGCACCTACCTGCTGTCGCCGGCCATCATCGAATGGTGGAGCGAAGGCGGCCAGGCCTGGTATCGCCCGTACCTGATGTGGCTGCTGCTGATCGGGTTGTGTTACTGGATTGGCAAGAGCCGGGATTTCGATGGCCTATAGTTTCTCGCAGGTGTTCCTGATTGCGCTGGGCTACCTGCTGTTTTTGTTCATGGTGGCCTGGATCACCGATCGCGGCTGGCTGCCGGCACGGCTGGTGCGGCACCCGGCGGTGTACGTGTTCTCGCTCGGCGTGTATGCCAGCGCCTGGGCCATCTACGGCAGCATCGGCTACGCGCACCAGTACGGCTACAACTTCCTGGCCTATTTCCTCGGCATCTCCGGCGTGTTCATGCTGGCACCGATCCTGCTGGCGCCGATCCTGCGCCTGACCACCACCCACCAGCTCGGCTCACTGGCGGACCTGTTTGCGTTCCGCTATCGCAGCCGGCTGGTCGGCGGCATGACCGCACTGATGATGCTGATCGGCATGCTGCCGCTGCTGTCGCTGCAGATCAAAGCCGTGGCCGAATCGATCCAGTTGCTCACCGGCGAAGACGATCCCGGCGGGCTGGCGTTCTGGTTCTGCCTGCTGATCACCCTGTTCGCGATCCTGTTCGGTGCGCGCCACGCCACCGCGCGGGAAAAACACGAAGGGCTGGTCGTCGCCATCGCCACCGAATCGCTGATCAAGGTGGTGGCGCTGGTGACGCTGACGCTGCTCGGCCTGTTCGGTGTATTCGGCGGGCCGGGCGGCCTGAGCGAGTGGCTGCAACAGCACCCGGAAGCGCTGACCAACCTGTACCACCCGCTGCAGGACGGCACCTGGCATTCGATGATCCTGGCGTTCTTCGTCTCCGCGGTAGTGATGCCGCACATGTTCTACATGGCCTTTACCGAGAACCTGAACCCGCGCGCGCTGATGACGGCGAGCTGGGGCCTGCCGCTGCTGCTGCTGGTCATGGCACTGTGCATTCCGATCATCCTGTGGGCCGCCGCCGCCGCCAACGTGGTCGCCACGCCGGACTACTACGCCATCGCCGTGGGCAGCCTCAGCGGTCGCCACGGCGCCCTGCTTGCCTACGTGGCCGGGCTGGCCGGCGCCAGCGGCATGCTGATCGTGGCCACGCTGGCACTGTCCTCCATGACCCTCAATCACCTGGTGCTGCCGGCACGCACCCGGCCGCTGGACGAGAGCCTGTACCGCTGGCTGCTGTGGGCGCGGCGGCTGCTGATCTGCGGCATCCTGGCACTGGCCTATCTGTTCTACGTCGCCGCCGGCGACCGCCACACGCTGACCGAACTGGCGGTGCTGTCCTTCGTCGCCACGCTGCAGTTCGTACCGGGGCTGATCGGCGCCCTGTTCTGGCCCGGCGCCAACCGCAACGGGCTGTTCTGCGGCCTGGTGGCGGGCTTCGTGGTGTGGGCGCTGGCTCTGCTGCTGCCGATGCTGTTCCCGTCCTGGCAGCCGACCGAACTGTTTGAGCTGCTGGAGATCAGCCGCCGCTCGCCGGCCGCACAATGGCACCACGTGGCGATGGCCTCGATCATCGCCAACAGCGTGGTGTTCGCCCTGGTGTCGCTGTTTACCCGCACATCCAGTGCCGAGCGCAATGCCGCCGACACCTGCGCCGTGGACAGCCTGCGGCGGCCCTTCCGCTGGGAACTGGAAGCCGACAGCGTGGACGATTTCGTGCAGTCCCTGACCGACCCCCTGGGCCCGGTGACCGCCGAACGCGAAGTAAACCTGGCGCTGCGCGACCTGAACCTGACCCGTGCCGAAACCCGGCCCTATGCGCTGCGCCGCCTGCGCGACCAGGTGGAAACCAACCTCTCCGGCCTGCTCGGGCCGTCGGTGGCGCACCAGATCGTCGACGATCACCTGCCCTACAAGCCACAGGCAGAAAGTGAGTCCAGCGAGGATATCCAGTTCATCGAATCGCGCCTGGAACAGTATCGCGACCGGCTGTCCGGCCTCGCCGCCGAGCTCGACAGCCTGCGCCGCTTCCACCGGCAGACGCTGCTGGAATTGCCGATGGGCGTGATCTCGCTCGGCGCCGACGGCGAGATCATCGGCTGGAACCTGGCCATGGAACAGCTCACCGGCATCAGTGCCCGGCGCACCATCGGCTCACGCCTGAGCTCACTGCCTCCCCCCTGGAATGCGCTGCTGTACAGCTTCGCCCAGGGCGACTCGCCGCGCGAGCCGCAGGCCGAGTTCACACAGCACGGCCAGCAGCGCATCCTCAGCCTGCACAAATCGCAGGTGCAGGGCGCCATGCCCGGCGAGCGCGCCGGCGGGCAGGTGATCGTGATCGAGGAGGTCACGGACCTGCATGCCATGGAAGCACGGCTGACCCACAACGAACGGCTCGCCTCCATCGGCCGGCTGGCCGCTGGCGTGGCGCACGAGATCGGCAACCCGGTCACCGCCATCGCCTGCCTGGCGCAGAACCTGGATCATGAAGTGGAGAGCGGCGAAATCCGGCAGGCCGCCACCCAGATCGTCGAGCAGACCCGGCGCATCAGCCGTATCGTCGAATCCCTGGTGACTTTCAGCCACAGTGGCGGCACCCAGTTTGCGGTGCAGGGGCCAGTGTCCCTGGACGATACCGTGACCGAGGCGATCAACCTGCTGCGGCTGGACCCGGACCGGCGCGGCCAGGTATTTGCCAACCACTGCAACCCGGAGCATCGCGTCCGGGGCGACAACCAGCGGCTGCTGCAGGTGTTCGTCAACCTGCTCGCCAACGCCGCTGACGCCTCCCCGGACGACGCGCCGATCACGGTACGCAGCCGCATGCTGGAACAGACGGTGGAGGTGGAAATCGAAGACCGTGGGCACGGCATACCGCCGGAGCTGCGCGACACCCTGTTCGAGCCCTTTGTCACCAGCAAACCCGCAGGCCGGGGCACGGGCCTTGGTCTGGCACTGGTTTACAGTATCATTGAGGACCATTTTGGCAGCATCCGCGCGGAAAGCCCGGTGGCTGGCCAACGTGGCACACGCTTCATCATCACACTGCCGGGCTTCTCTGAAGAGGCCTGACAGGCAGGCGAGGTCAAGTCATGAGCCATATTCTGATTGTCGAGGACGAGCCGGTTATCCGGGGCGCACTGCGCAAGCTGCTGGAGCGGCATGAACACACCGTCGTGGAAGCGGCCTCGGCCGAGGCGGCCCGTGAATACGATCTGGCCAACTTCGACCTGATCATCAGCGACCTGCGCCTGCCGGGCGCCAGCGGCACCGAGCTGATCAGCCTGGCACGGCCCACGCCGGTACTGATCATGACCAGCTACGCCAGCCTGCGCTCGGCGGTGGACGCCATGCGCCAGGGCGCGGTGGACTACATCGCCAAGCCATTCGATCACGACGAAATGGTGCTGGCGGTGGACCGCATCCTCAAGGAAGGCACGCTCAAGCGTAAGAACGAAGCGCTGCGCAACGATGTGGCACGCAACTACCCGGTACAGGAAATGCTCGGCGAATGCCCGGCAATGCAGGAGCTGTTCCGCCGCATCGAGAAGATCGCCCCGACCGAAACCAGTGTGCTGATCACCGGCGAAGCCGGCACCGGCAAGGAACTGGTGGCCCGCGCCCTGCACGAGCGCAGCAGCCGCCGGCGCGGGCCGCTGGTGGTGCTCAACTGCGCCGCCATGCCCGGCCCGCAACTGGAAGCCGAGCTATTCGGCCACGAGAAAGATGCCCTGCCCGGTGCCGACGACACCAAGCGTGGCCTGGTCGAGGCGGCGGATGGCGGCACCCTGTTTCTGGACGAGGTGGGCGAATTGTCGATGGACGCCCAGGTCCGCCTGCTGCATCTGTTGCAGGATGGCGAGAGCACCCGCCTGGGCGCCCTGCATGGCCGGCCGCTGGACGTGCGCCTGGTCGTCGCCACGCCGCGCCTGCTCGACGCCCGTGTGGCGGCCGGGCAGTTCCGCAAGGATCTCTACTACCGCCTGAACGTACTGCAACTGAGCCTGCCGCCGCTGCGCGAACGCGGCGAGGACATCGGCCTGCTGGCCCACGCCCTGCTGTCCCGCCTGTGCGAGCGCCATAACAGCCCCGAATTACATTTTGATGAAAGCGCCCTGGAAGCCATGAACCGCTATAGCTGGCCAGGCAACGTGCGCGAGCTGGAAAATGCCATCGAGCGCGCCGTGATCCTGGCCGACGGGCCATCCATCACCCCCGACCTGCTGGCCATTTCCGCCGAGGCACCGGCCGCCCAGCCGGCGCAACCGGTGGCCGCCAGCCCACGCCGGCTGTTCCAGGACCCGCAGGAAGACCTGTCGCTGGAGGACTACTTCACCCGCTTCGTGCTGGAGAACCAGGACGCCATGACCGAAACCGAGCTGGCCCAGAAACTCGGCATCAGCCG is from Isoalcanivorax pacificus W11-5 and encodes:
- a CDS encoding ABC transporter substrate-binding protein, which encodes MNTSVTGLLTLLLLAASTLSTAATPVRIGLNYPSSGEYRQEGLMQRRGALMAIDEINAAGGVLGRPIEMLDADTASQPDRAVANVDQLADQGVRMLFGGSSSAVAIAAGRRARERGLLYFGTLTYSNDTTGKDGHRYMFRECYNGHMAARVLSNYLEQNFADKKYFYVTADYTWGTTTEASMRQFTDTTDVTAHPQVMVPFPRFHYRELKAAMDAAAASDADVLVLVLFGDQMVKAMRLAYELGLTERMQITVPNLTLSMVDQVGPAIMEGVVGATPWTWNVPFHFGHTRGQTFVNEFVRHYNTYPTTSAASAYSIVYQWADAVQRARSFDSEALIRALEGHRYTLLKDEQQWRAFDHQNVQSVYAVRIKPRVDVLDDPMKQDYFQILESMAGEQAAQSHAEWLAERRAHGKPETLE
- a CDS encoding aminotransferase class I/II-fold pyridoxal phosphate-dependent enzyme yields the protein MITERFPRAARCDRIAPFHVMALVERAQALAAAGHDVIHLGVGEPDFATPPAIVEAGRAALSAGQTRYTPAIGIPALREAIAGFYQTRFGVTVSPERIVVTPGASGGLQLLMAAMVGPGDGVLLSDPGYPCNRHFVELVSATPQPLVLSAAAGWRIDPAAVAAAWQPHTRVAMFASPDNPTGNVLSREQIRGLAAVARERNGALIIDEIYQGLVYEQPAETALAVAPEALVLNSFSKYFGMTGWRLGWVVAPPALVPDLDRMAQNFFLSPSAPAQYAALAAFQPDTLAELERRRQVLAERRACLLEKLPAMGLKVVGNPAGAFYLYLDVSAVTDDSYAFSRALLEQAHVALTPGVDFGPGHQPSRYLRVAYTCDLPRLEEALARLSRFMETL
- a CDS encoding BrnA antitoxin family protein — its product is MKDEYDFSRLKGRKNPYAAKLKKPVTIRLSEDVIDYFKHMAEESGVPYQSLINLYLRDCAIHHRKVDIQWHS
- a CDS encoding BrnT family toxin, which gives rise to MLRFSWDAAKAHSNLKKHGVSFEEARSVFYDEFAIQFEDDSHSGEQRFLLLGMSRAGRVLVVVHCERGPDGEELRIISARRATGRERQHYQGEPL
- a CDS encoding sigma-54-dependent transcriptional regulator, producing MSHILIVEDEPVIRGALRKLLERHEHTVVEAASAEAAREYDLANFDLIISDLRLPGASGTELISLARPTPVLIMTSYASLRSAVDAMRQGAVDYIAKPFDHDEMVLAVDRILKEGTLKRKNEALRNDVARNYPVQEMLGECPAMQELFRRIEKIAPTETSVLITGEAGTGKELVARALHERSSRRRGPLVVLNCAAMPGPQLEAELFGHEKDALPGADDTKRGLVEAADGGTLFLDEVGELSMDAQVRLLHLLQDGESTRLGALHGRPLDVRLVVATPRLLDARVAAGQFRKDLYYRLNVLQLSLPPLRERGEDIGLLAHALLSRLCERHNSPELHFDESALEAMNRYSWPGNVRELENAIERAVILADGPSITPDLLAISAEAPAAQPAQPVAASPRRLFQDPQEDLSLEDYFTRFVLENQDAMTETELAQKLGISRKCLWERRQRLGIPRRRSNSVT
- a CDS encoding sensor histidine kinase, which encodes MAYSFSQVFLIALGYLLFLFMVAWITDRGWLPARLVRHPAVYVFSLGVYASAWAIYGSIGYAHQYGYNFLAYFLGISGVFMLAPILLAPILRLTTTHQLGSLADLFAFRYRSRLVGGMTALMMLIGMLPLLSLQIKAVAESIQLLTGEDDPGGLAFWFCLLITLFAILFGARHATAREKHEGLVVAIATESLIKVVALVTLTLLGLFGVFGGPGGLSEWLQQHPEALTNLYHPLQDGTWHSMILAFFVSAVVMPHMFYMAFTENLNPRALMTASWGLPLLLLVMALCIPIILWAAAAANVVATPDYYAIAVGSLSGRHGALLAYVAGLAGASGMLIVATLALSSMTLNHLVLPARTRPLDESLYRWLLWARRLLICGILALAYLFYVAAGDRHTLTELAVLSFVATLQFVPGLIGALFWPGANRNGLFCGLVAGFVVWALALLLPMLFPSWQPTELFELLEISRRSPAAQWHHVAMASIIANSVVFALVSLFTRTSSAERNAADTCAVDSLRRPFRWELEADSVDDFVQSLTDPLGPVTAEREVNLALRDLNLTRAETRPYALRRLRDQVETNLSGLLGPSVAHQIVDDHLPYKPQAESESSEDIQFIESRLEQYRDRLSGLAAELDSLRRFHRQTLLELPMGVISLGADGEIIGWNLAMEQLTGISARRTIGSRLSSLPPPWNALLYSFAQGDSPREPQAEFTQHGQQRILSLHKSQVQGAMPGERAGGQVIVIEEVTDLHAMEARLTHNERLASIGRLAAGVAHEIGNPVTAIACLAQNLDHEVESGEIRQAATQIVEQTRRISRIVESLVTFSHSGGTQFAVQGPVSLDDTVTEAINLLRLDPDRRGQVFANHCNPEHRVRGDNQRLLQVFVNLLANAADASPDDAPITVRSRMLEQTVEVEIEDRGHGIPPELRDTLFEPFVTSKPAGRGTGLGLALVYSIIEDHFGSIRAESPVAGQRGTRFIITLPGFSEEA
- the dksA gene encoding RNA polymerase-binding protein DksA translates to MDIPAPKPGMLIHGFTPYIPAKGEEYMSEEQYTHFRRILIAWRQELMEEADRTMHHLQDEAANLPDPADRATQEEEFALELRTRDRERKLLKKIEKALDKIDTGDYGYCEACGVEIGVRRLEARPTAELCIDCKELAEIKEKQLAG
- the gluQRS gene encoding tRNA glutamyl-Q(34) synthetase GluQRS, with protein sequence MTTYRGRFAPTPSGPLHLGSLMTAVASYLEARAQQGTWLVRVDDIDPPREVPGAADTILRQLAQHGLHWDEPVRYQSRRHEAYQAAVDTLLGRGQAFYCTLSRRALAELGGVHPGPSVAVATAHDSAVRLAVPDTPVAFTDRLQGPQSFALRDTEGAFVIRRRDGLYAYQLACAVDDADDGITDVLRGVDLIDSTPRQLHVLDCLARPRPRYGHLPVLVGTDGQKLSKSTGAAALGDDATANMALILRRLGLALPAELTGAPCPAQLAWALPHWTLNRLTGQQACPLPP
- the sfsA gene encoding DNA/RNA nuclease SfsA: MKFDPPLARGRLLRRYKRFMADIIADDGRELTLHCPNTGSMKFCTPEQGAVLFSDSGNPKRKYRHTWEAVQVAHGHWAGINTSRTNALVAEAILAGRLPSLPNDHVRREVTWGDSRFDLALGEGETPHTLIEVKNVTLGPGPDDDDHGVICFPDAVTERGQKHLRTLMQVVAAGQRAVLVFCVQHTGAREVRPADDIDPRYGALLREAHAAGVEVLAWRTRISPEEMVLDEAVPVRLV